One segment of Methanoculleus taiwanensis DNA contains the following:
- a CDS encoding beta-CASP ribonuclease aCPSF1, translated as MLIEERLKELKDQIDKIIPSGITVSEVEFEGPELVIYTDDPKKFADQADLIKILARDLRKRIVVRPNILEDPERAAGEIRSVVPENAGITDLFFDPETGEVLIEAEKPGVVIGKNGATLREITKQIGWTPKVVRTPPIESSTVKQIRTFLRSVKDERKTFLRTIGRRIHREVTSKDQWLRVTTLGCCREVGRAAFLVSTPESKILIDCGEKPGSTTNGTPYIYVPEIYPLSSVDAVVLTHAHLDHCALVPLLFKYGYEGPVYATPPTRDLSAMLQLDYIDVVRKESDKIPYTSNEVKTYIKHSITLNYGSVTDIAPDVKLTFHNAGHILGSAVAHFHIGEGLYNIAFTGDFNYQKSRLFSPAVSSFPRLEALFMESTYGGSNDMQPQRKDAEDKLYETITTTVNRGGKVIIPAFAVGRSQEVMLALEEGIRNKKIPPVKIYLDGMIREATAIHTTYPEYLNNDLRNQIFREGLNPFLAECFVQVDSPDRREKVITGDPCVIITTSGMLNGGPVMEYLKMLGPDERNTLVFVGYQADGTLGRRIQKGWREIPLGWRETIVINLEIATIDGFSGHSDRKQLMNYISHLQPRPEKIFTIHGDENKTIDLASSIYKRYHIETHSPLNLETYRMV; from the coding sequence ATGTTAATAGAGGAGAGGCTTAAGGAACTCAAGGATCAGATCGACAAGATTATACCGAGCGGTATTACGGTCTCTGAAGTTGAGTTCGAGGGACCGGAGCTGGTAATCTATACCGACGATCCCAAGAAGTTTGCCGACCAGGCGGATCTCATCAAGATTCTCGCACGCGACCTGCGCAAGCGGATCGTCGTACGTCCGAATATCCTCGAAGATCCGGAACGGGCTGCAGGTGAAATCCGATCGGTCGTTCCGGAGAATGCCGGTATTACCGACCTGTTCTTCGATCCCGAGACGGGAGAAGTGCTGATCGAAGCGGAGAAACCCGGCGTCGTCATCGGGAAGAACGGCGCCACGCTTCGGGAGATCACGAAGCAGATCGGCTGGACGCCGAAGGTCGTCAGGACGCCGCCGATCGAGAGCTCGACCGTCAAACAGATACGAACGTTTCTCAGATCCGTCAAGGACGAACGGAAAACGTTCCTTCGGACCATCGGAAGGCGTATCCACCGCGAGGTCACGAGCAAGGATCAGTGGCTCCGGGTGACAACGCTCGGGTGCTGCCGTGAGGTCGGAAGGGCGGCGTTCCTCGTCTCGACACCGGAGAGCAAGATCCTCATCGATTGCGGCGAAAAGCCGGGCAGCACGACCAACGGAACGCCCTACATCTATGTGCCGGAGATCTATCCCCTGAGCAGCGTCGATGCGGTGGTGCTCACGCATGCACACCTCGATCACTGCGCACTCGTCCCCCTCCTCTTCAAATACGGATACGAAGGCCCGGTCTACGCGACGCCGCCGACGAGGGATCTCTCGGCAATGCTCCAGCTCGACTACATCGATGTCGTGCGGAAAGAGAGCGACAAGATACCATATACCTCAAACGAGGTCAAGACGTACATCAAGCACTCGATAACGCTGAACTACGGAAGCGTCACCGATATCGCACCCGACGTCAAGCTCACCTTCCACAATGCCGGCCATATCCTCGGCTCCGCAGTCGCCCACTTCCATATCGGCGAAGGGCTCTACAATATCGCATTCACCGGCGACTTCAACTACCAGAAGAGCCGTCTCTTCAGCCCGGCGGTCTCGTCTTTCCCCCGCCTCGAGGCACTCTTCATGGAGAGTACCTACGGCGGTTCGAACGATATGCAGCCCCAGCGGAAAGATGCAGAGGACAAGCTGTACGAGACCATCACCACCACCGTGAACCGGGGTGGCAAGGTGATCATCCCGGCGTTCGCCGTCGGGCGGTCGCAGGAAGTGATGCTCGCTCTCGAGGAGGGTATCAGGAACAAGAAGATCCCGCCCGTGAAGATCTATCTCGACGGCATGATCCGCGAGGCAACGGCGATCCACACCACGTACCCCGAGTACCTGAACAACGATCTCCGGAACCAGATCTTCCGGGAAGGCTTAAACCCGTTCCTCGCGGAGTGCTTCGTCCAGGTGGACTCACCCGACCGGCGGGAGAAGGTCATCACCGGAGACCCGTGCGTCATCATCACCACGAGCGGTATGCTCAACGGCGGCCCGGTGATGGAGTACCTCAAGATGCTCGGCCCGGACGAGAGGAACACCCTCGTCTTCGTCGGGTACCAGGCCGACGGAACCCTCGGACGGCGCATCCAGAAGGGATGGCGTGAGATCCCCCTCGGGTGGCGCGAGACGATCGTCATCAACCTCGAGATCGCTACGATCGACGGGTTCTCCGGCCACTCCGACCGCAAACAGCTGATGAACTACATCTCCCACCTGCAGCCCCGTCCCGAGAAGATCTTCACCATCCACGGCGACGAGAACAAGACGATCGATCTTGCAAGCTCAATCTACAAGCGATACCATATTGAAACGCATTCGCCCCTGAACCTCGAAACCTACCGCATGGTCTAG
- a CDS encoding MFS transporter, which translates to MLQRASLLLGVFAVMALSNAIVPVLPDFGKGAALQGAIFSAYFFGAFLTVLPAGLASDRIGRVPLVRAGLILTLASGIAIILFPSGLPMVAARGLEGVGAGLFVSAALAWTNSQESHETLSGYFMAALNLGLVVGLLGTGWLDGILASSLAGVALFTGITIIPLVMSISLTEQIRENLIVANLPEVIRHYIWLYIAAVVLIGVTGAVTALYPEYTGENPGLLSIQIGLMNIATIVTILLASHAHLRPVPTIRISAVAMAIAVAGCYFTPWAFPVIGAFAGFVIVASLSFLAETNLRQGVVTGLFNTATYAGFTLLPFIAGIVAEASTFFAAFAFLAAIVGTMAFTIGRCQCTYGG; encoded by the coding sequence ATGCTGCAGCGAGCATCGCTTCTCCTCGGAGTATTCGCGGTGATGGCGCTCTCAAACGCCATCGTCCCGGTACTCCCCGATTTTGGCAAAGGAGCGGCACTGCAGGGCGCAATCTTCTCCGCATATTTTTTCGGAGCTTTCCTGACGGTTCTCCCCGCCGGGCTTGCCAGCGACCGTATCGGCCGGGTGCCGCTCGTTCGCGCAGGCCTTATCCTGACCCTCGCAAGCGGCATCGCCATCATACTCTTTCCGTCGGGACTGCCGATGGTCGCTGCCCGCGGCCTCGAAGGGGTCGGGGCGGGGCTCTTCGTTTCTGCAGCGCTTGCATGGACAAACTCGCAGGAGAGTCACGAAACGTTGAGCGGTTACTTCATGGCGGCACTGAACCTCGGGCTTGTCGTCGGGCTGCTCGGAACCGGATGGCTTGACGGGATTCTGGCCTCTTCCCTCGCCGGGGTCGCCCTCTTCACGGGCATTACCATCATCCCTCTGGTGATGAGCATCTCTCTTACCGAACAGATCCGGGAGAACCTCATCGTGGCGAATCTCCCGGAGGTTATCCGCCACTATATCTGGCTCTACATTGCCGCGGTCGTGCTGATCGGGGTCACCGGGGCGGTCACCGCCCTCTACCCGGAATATACCGGCGAAAACCCCGGACTCCTCAGCATCCAGATCGGGCTTATGAATATCGCCACCATCGTTACGATTCTCCTCGCCTCGCACGCTCACTTACGTCCCGTCCCGACCATCCGCATCTCTGCGGTCGCCATGGCAATCGCGGTCGCAGGGTGCTACTTCACCCCGTGGGCGTTTCCCGTCATAGGAGCCTTCGCCGGTTTTGTTATCGTCGCCTCGCTTTCGTTCCTCGCAGAGACGAACCTCCGGCAGGGTGTGGTCACGGGTCTCTTTAACACCGCCACCTATGCCGGGTTTACCCTTCTCCCGTTCATCGCGGGGATCGTCGCCGAAGCGAGCACCTTCTTCGCGGCATTCGCATTCCTTGCGGCGATCGTCGGAACGATGGCATTCACCATCGGCCGCTGCCAGTGCACCTACGGCGGCTGA
- a CDS encoding aldehyde dehydrogenase family protein encodes MQMLIDGDWTDAESGETIAVENPATGTVFDTVPLGDAGDLGRAVDAATGAFDAWSHRSLRDRGRVLFTGAEEVRRRNGELAALLTAEQGKPYREALDEINGFANTLEYYGSLSASLRGDYAKLPGYGHALVAKVPLGVCGAIIPWNMPALIMGWKIGPALAAGNTMVLKPASTAPLTCLTLAGILGGAGLPGGVLNLVTGSGETVGRAIARHPAIRKVSFTGEVETGKQVMADAAPAMKRVTLELGGSDPMIVCADADLAEAVEGAVRGRFYNCGQTCTAVKRLFVFEEIADRFTEMLTERVGSITVGDGMQKGVTMGPLNNRTVLDRIAAQVAQVRERDEGSVLTGGDMPEGQAFEGGYYYAPTVVSGVPDDSVLLTEEVFGPVLPVVAVGSLEEALAYANRTRFGLGASVWTKNIGDITQACEGLRAGMVWVNQHLRIPPEVPFGGVNESGLYRENGYDALENYLERKTVLIRP; translated from the coding sequence ATGCAGATGCTTATCGACGGGGATTGGACCGATGCAGAGAGCGGCGAGACCATCGCGGTCGAAAACCCCGCTACCGGAACGGTGTTCGATACCGTACCGCTCGGGGATGCCGGAGATCTCGGACGGGCGGTCGATGCCGCTACCGGTGCATTCGATGCGTGGTCGCATCGTTCACTGCGGGATCGCGGCAGGGTTCTCTTCACAGGTGCAGAAGAGGTGCGGCGGCGAAACGGCGAGCTCGCCGCCCTGCTGACCGCCGAGCAGGGGAAGCCGTATCGCGAGGCGCTCGATGAGATCAACGGATTTGCAAATACCCTCGAGTACTACGGCAGCCTTTCGGCATCTCTCCGCGGCGATTACGCGAAGCTCCCCGGCTACGGTCACGCACTCGTGGCAAAGGTGCCGCTCGGCGTCTGCGGGGCGATCATCCCCTGGAATATGCCGGCACTCATTATGGGGTGGAAGATCGGGCCTGCACTCGCCGCCGGCAATACCATGGTGCTCAAGCCCGCAAGCACCGCTCCCCTCACCTGCCTGACTCTTGCCGGCATACTCGGGGGTGCAGGCCTTCCGGGTGGGGTTCTGAACCTGGTCACGGGCTCAGGGGAGACCGTCGGTCGTGCCATAGCCCGCCATCCGGCTATCCGGAAGGTATCGTTCACTGGCGAGGTCGAGACCGGGAAACAGGTCATGGCCGATGCAGCACCGGCGATGAAACGGGTGACCCTGGAACTTGGGGGGAGCGATCCGATGATCGTCTGTGCCGATGCCGATCTCGCCGAGGCGGTCGAAGGAGCGGTCAGAGGACGGTTTTACAACTGCGGACAGACATGCACGGCGGTCAAAAGACTCTTCGTCTTCGAAGAGATCGCCGATCGCTTCACCGAGATGCTGACGGAGCGGGTCGGGTCGATCACGGTCGGAGACGGGATGCAGAAAGGAGTGACCATGGGACCACTCAATAACCGGACGGTGCTTGACCGGATCGCCGCCCAGGTGGCACAGGTTCGGGAGCGGGACGAAGGAAGTGTCCTCACCGGCGGAGACATGCCGGAAGGTCAGGCGTTCGAGGGCGGCTACTATTATGCACCGACGGTGGTCTCCGGCGTCCCTGATGATTCGGTGCTGCTAACCGAGGAGGTCTTCGGACCGGTGCTCCCCGTCGTTGCCGTCGGCAGCCTCGAAGAAGCGCTCGCCTACGCGAACCGCACCCGTTTCGGACTCGGCGCCTCCGTGTGGACAAAGAATATCGGGGATATCACCCAGGCATGCGAAGGGCTCCGGGCGGGGATGGTCTGGGTCAATCAGCACCTTCGCATCCCGCCGGAGGTGCCGTTCGGCGGCGTCAACGAGAGTGGCCTATACCGGGAGAACGGATACGATGCGCTCGAGAACTACCTCGAGCGGAAGACGGTGCTGATCAGGCCGTAG
- a CDS encoding fasciclin domain-containing protein yields the protein MRQIVWACVLLIIGMVAVTSAIPMGSENATMGNESNATGAPGNQTMGNQTGNMTLVDVIQQDPNLTTLSTALDAANLTGALQTGGPYTVFAPDNAAFEALGNETVGTLLSNQDQLTAVLQYHVVAGEYTPEQLMNMTQQQNQTDGGIFGFLSGLFGGGQNETQNQTGNMTGNGTTLQTLLGENITVTQENGQLVLNNDTYVVQDINTSTGVLYVIDKVLIPPNMTIGNMTGNQTMGNQTTDNITGNQTA from the coding sequence ATGAGACAGATTGTATGGGCATGCGTTCTCCTCATCATAGGGATGGTAGCCGTGACATCGGCTATTCCGATGGGCAGTGAGAATGCTACGATGGGCAATGAGTCGAACGCGACCGGTGCACCCGGCAACCAGACGATGGGAAACCAGACCGGCAATATGACCCTTGTCGATGTGATCCAGCAGGACCCGAACCTGACCACCCTTTCGACAGCGCTCGACGCGGCCAACCTGACCGGGGCGCTTCAAACCGGCGGGCCGTATACCGTCTTTGCACCGGACAACGCAGCGTTTGAGGCACTCGGCAACGAGACCGTCGGAACGCTGCTGAGCAATCAGGATCAGCTCACGGCAGTTCTCCAGTACCATGTAGTCGCCGGCGAGTACACACCGGAGCAGCTGATGAACATGACCCAGCAGCAGAACCAGACCGACGGAGGTATCTTCGGCTTCTTAAGCGGCCTCTTCGGCGGCGGTCAGAACGAGACGCAGAACCAGACCGGGAACATGACCGGGAACGGAACGACGTTGCAGACACTCCTTGGCGAAAACATCACGGTAACCCAGGAGAACGGCCAGCTGGTTCTGAACAACGATACGTACGTTGTTCAGGATATTAACACCAGCACGGGTGTCCTTTACGTCATCGACAAGGTGCTCATACCGCCGAACATGACGATTGGCAACATGACCGGCAACCAGACGATGGGTAACCAGACCACTGACAACATAACCGGCAACCAGACGGCGTAA
- a CDS encoding fasciclin domain-containing protein gives MKHTHLLSLGLILLLTLPAVTIAVSIGEEAVTLNSSGNFTILPENSLQPYIIHENSALGALNAAAEAGGFNYTVSEDLPAEQGILTVTSIAGTERGTMNDTENAWMLRVNGKEISAGPARVRLNDSDSVVYSYGPTGHAVQNAEYTLNISVNVTEPGTVGNQTANMTLVDVIGQNGNLTILAQAIGAANLTEALQTGGPYTVFAPNDEAFQALGNDTIGALVNDTANLTMILQYHVVEGNYTSEQLLMMLQNQTVNQTVNQTVNQTVNQTVNQNMTPQQATVTLQTLLGENLTVTLNQTTNEVMVNNASVIQPDLNASNGVIHIVDRVLIPDNVTPPASEAGIVTPNAPQPVEIAGSSSDLTIVNRTM, from the coding sequence ATGAAACATACACATCTCCTATCTCTCGGTCTCATTCTTCTTCTCACCCTGCCCGCAGTAACCATAGCGGTATCCATCGGGGAAGAGGCCGTCACGCTGAACAGCAGCGGGAACTTCACCATTCTGCCGGAAAACTCATTACAACCGTACATTATCCACGAGAACTCGGCTCTCGGCGCGCTCAATGCCGCAGCAGAGGCCGGGGGCTTTAATTATACGGTCTCTGAAGATCTTCCGGCAGAGCAGGGCATCCTGACCGTCACCTCGATCGCCGGAACCGAAAGGGGCACCATGAACGATACGGAGAATGCGTGGATGCTTCGGGTTAACGGCAAGGAGATCTCCGCAGGTCCTGCCAGGGTACGGTTGAACGACAGCGATAGTGTGGTATACTCCTACGGTCCTACGGGTCACGCCGTGCAGAATGCAGAGTACACCCTGAACATATCGGTGAACGTGACGGAGCCTGGAACCGTCGGCAACCAGACAGCCAATATGACGCTGGTCGACGTAATCGGCCAGAACGGGAATCTGACCATTCTTGCCCAGGCGATCGGTGCAGCCAACCTGACCGAGGCGCTTCAAACCGGCGGGCCGTACACCGTCTTTGCTCCGAATGACGAGGCCTTCCAGGCACTCGGCAACGACACGATCGGGGCGCTTGTCAACGATACCGCGAACCTGACGATGATCCTGCAGTACCACGTCGTCGAAGGCAACTACACATCCGAGCAGCTCCTGATGATGCTGCAGAACCAGACCGTGAACCAGACCGTGAACCAGACCGTGAACCAGACCGTGAACCAGACCGTGAACCAGAACATGACCCCGCAGCAGGCGACGGTCACGCTGCAGACGCTGCTCGGCGAAAACCTGACGGTCACACTCAATCAGACGACGAACGAGGTGATGGTGAACAACGCATCCGTCATCCAGCCCGACCTCAACGCCAGCAATGGCGTTATCCACATCGTCGACCGGGTCCTGATACCGGATAACGTGACACCTCCGGCTTCGGAAGCGGGGATTGTTACCCCGAATGCACCGCAACCGGTGGAGATAGCCGGGAGCTCATCTGATCTGACGATCGTCAACAGGACGATGTAG
- a CDS encoding fasciclin domain-containing protein — protein sequence MNKYAVLSMCILVLLAIPAVTTAALVGEENATMDNESNMTTMPGNMTGNQTANMTLVDVIGQNGNLTILAQAIGAANLTEALQTGGPYTVFAPNDEAFQALGNDTIGALVNDTANLTMILQYHVVEGNYTSEQLLMMLQNQTVNQTDNVTQNQTVNQTVNQTDNVTQNQTMDQNMTPQQATVMLQTLLGENLTVTLNQTTNEVMVNNATVVTADLNASNGVIHIIDAVLLPPNMTIESMTADNMTADNQTAPKGATFSLDGNTMTWINPA from the coding sequence ATGAACAAATATGCCGTTCTCAGTATGTGCATTCTGGTTCTGCTGGCCATACCTGCCGTCACCACGGCTGCGCTGGTTGGAGAAGAGAATGCCACAATGGATAATGAAAGCAACATGACGACGATGCCCGGCAATATGACCGGCAACCAGACAGCCAATATGACGCTGGTCGACGTAATCGGCCAGAACGGGAATCTGACCATTCTTGCCCAGGCGATCGGTGCAGCCAACCTGACCGAGGCGCTTCAAACCGGCGGGCCGTACACCGTCTTTGCTCCGAATGACGAGGCCTTCCAGGCACTCGGCAACGACACGATCGGGGCGCTTGTCAACGATACCGCGAACCTGACGATGATCCTGCAGTACCACGTCGTCGAAGGCAACTACACATCCGAGCAGCTCCTGATGATGCTGCAGAACCAGACCGTGAACCAGACCGACAACGTGACCCAGAACCAGACCGTGAACCAGACCGTGAACCAGACCGACAACGTGACCCAGAACCAGACGATGGATCAGAACATGACCCCGCAGCAGGCGACGGTCATGCTGCAGACGCTGCTCGGCGAGAACCTGACGGTCACACTCAACCAGACGACGAACGAGGTGATGGTCAACAATGCCACGGTAGTCACAGCCGACCTCAACGCCAGCAATGGTGTTATCCACATCATCGATGCGGTGCTCCTGCCGCCGAATATGACGATCGAGAGTATGACTGCCGACAACATGACAGCGGATAACCAGACCGCCCCGAAAGGAGCGACATTCTCTCTCGACGGGAACACCATGACCTGGATTAACCCGGCTTGA
- a CDS encoding fasciclin domain-containing protein, which yields MVIPAIAVAAPMGEGSAATGNESITIVVNDTNATAANQTAGNQTMDNQTMGNVTNQTMGNQTGNMTLVAMINQDQNLSILAQAINATNLTGALQTGGPYTIFAPNDAAFEALGNETINQLLNNTDQLAAILQYHVVEGNYTSEQLLNMTQNQTQNQTANMTQNQTQN from the coding sequence ATGGTTATCCCTGCCATTGCCGTGGCGGCGCCGATGGGTGAGGGGAGTGCCGCCACAGGTAATGAGAGTATAACTATCGTTGTCAACGACACCAATGCAACAGCCGCCAACCAGACCGCCGGCAACCAGACGATGGATAACCAGACCATGGGCAATGTGACGAACCAGACGATGGGGAACCAGACCGGCAACATGACCCTTGTTGCCATGATCAACCAGGATCAGAATCTGAGCATTCTTGCCCAGGCGATCAACGCGACTAACCTGACCGGGGCGCTTCAAACCGGCGGGCCGTACACTATCTTTGCACCGAACGATGCAGCGTTTGAAGCGCTCGGCAACGAAACCATCAACCAGCTCCTGAACAATACCGACCAGCTCGCGGCAATTCTCCAGTACCACGTCGTCGAGGGTAACTACACCTCCGAGCAGCTCCTGAACATGACGCAGAACCAGACACAGAACCAGACCGCCAACATGACGCAGAACCAGACACAGAACCA
- a CDS encoding fasciclin domain-containing protein, whose protein sequence is QNQTANMTQNQTQNQTANMTQNQTQNQTANMTQTMMQAQNMTELRTLLGENLTVSLNQTTNQVMVNNASVIQPDINASNGVIHVIDQVLMPPNMTIGNVTGNQTVGNESVTITGNESTLVVVNDTSLMTTNQTIGNQTGNQTVNQTAGNQTTDNLTNMTVSGLQEYEATIVENGSTVTYINRTV, encoded by the coding sequence ACAGAACCAGACTGCCAACATGACGCAGAACCAGACACAGAACCAGACTGCCAACATGACGCAGAACCAGACACAGAACCAGACCGCCAATATGACGCAGACGATGATGCAGGCACAGAATATGACGGAGCTTCGGACGCTGCTCGGTGAGAACCTGACGGTCAGCCTCAACCAGACCACGAACCAGGTGATGGTGAACAACGCATCTGTCATCCAGCCCGATATCAACGCCAGCAACGGTGTCATCCACGTCATCGACCAGGTGCTCATGCCGCCGAACATGACGATCGGCAACGTGACCGGAAATCAGACCGTGGGCAATGAGAGCGTAACGATCACCGGCAACGAGTCGACACTCGTCGTCGTCAACGATACCAGCCTCATGACAACCAATCAGACGATTGGGAACCAGACCGGCAACCAGACCGTTAACCAGACTGCCGGGAATCAGACCACGGACAACCTGACGAACATGACAGTAAGTGGTCTACAGGAATATGAGGCCACCATCGTAGAGAACGGGTCGACGGTGACCTACATCAACCGCACCGTTTAG